The following are encoded together in the Arthrobacter sp. Y-9 genome:
- the rplI gene encoding 50S ribosomal protein L9, translating to MAKLILTQEVTGLGAAGDVVEVKNGYARNYLLPRGFALTWTRGGEKQVESIKAARAARQQASLEAAQAQAAALSAKKVVLKAKAGVAGRLFGTIKPSDVVAAVEAAGLGSVDKRSVQLPVHIKSTGSYTANVRLHDDVTAVVNLEIVASK from the coding sequence ATGGCAAAGCTCATTCTTACCCAGGAAGTCACCGGTCTCGGTGCTGCTGGCGACGTGGTCGAGGTCAAGAACGGGTACGCCCGTAACTACCTTCTGCCCCGCGGCTTCGCTCTGACCTGGACTCGCGGTGGCGAGAAGCAGGTCGAGAGCATCAAGGCTGCCCGCGCTGCTCGTCAGCAGGCCAGCCTCGAGGCCGCTCAGGCCCAGGCTGCCGCCCTGTCTGCCAAGAAGGTCGTCCTGAAGGCGAAGGCCGGCGTCGCCGGTCGTCTCTTCGGCACCATCAAGCCGAGCGACGTCGTCGCCGCTGTCGAGGCCGCAGGCCTGGGCTCGGTCGACAAGCGCTCCGTGCAGCTGCCGGTCCACATCAAGTCCACCGGTTCCTACACCGCGAACGTCCGTCTGCACGACGACGTGACCGCTGTGGTCAACCTGGAGATCGTGGCCAGCAAGTAG
- a CDS encoding response regulator transcription factor: MPELVNETGGAVSGPVRLLLVDDQPLLRVGFRLVLEGDENLVVVGEASNGAEAVRQVTALKPHVVLMDVRMPGMDGIEATRLIAAAHPETRVIILTTFDLDEYAFAGLQAGASAFLLKDVAPEELIHAVHVVASGDAVVAPRVTQRLLETYVRGAGRGHGDGQTAPRDPMLEELTPRETEVLLAMAEGLTNGEIALKFFLSEATVKTHVRRILAKLHLRDRVQAVVYAYETGLVVPSNPDY; encoded by the coding sequence ATGCCTGAGCTGGTGAATGAGACGGGTGGCGCCGTGAGCGGTCCGGTGCGATTGCTGCTGGTGGACGACCAGCCCCTGCTGCGCGTGGGGTTCCGGCTGGTCCTTGAAGGCGACGAGAACCTGGTCGTGGTGGGCGAGGCCTCCAACGGCGCCGAGGCGGTGCGCCAGGTGACCGCCCTGAAGCCGCATGTCGTGCTCATGGACGTCAGGATGCCCGGCATGGACGGGATCGAAGCGACCCGCCTGATCGCCGCCGCGCACCCGGAGACCAGGGTGATCATCCTGACGACCTTCGACCTGGACGAGTACGCCTTCGCGGGACTTCAGGCCGGCGCCTCGGCGTTCCTGCTCAAGGACGTCGCCCCCGAGGAGCTCATCCACGCCGTGCACGTCGTGGCAAGCGGTGACGCCGTGGTGGCGCCCCGGGTGACGCAGCGGCTGCTCGAGACCTACGTCCGTGGAGCGGGGCGGGGGCATGGAGACGGCCAGACGGCTCCCCGCGACCCCATGCTGGAGGAGCTCACGCCGCGGGAGACCGAGGTCCTCCTGGCGATGGCCGAGGGCCTCACGAACGGTGAGATCGCGTTGAAGTTCTTCCTCTCCGAGGCGACGGTGAAGACGCACGTGCGCCGCATCCTGGCGAAGCTCCATCTGCGGGACCGGGTGCAGGCCGTGGTCTACGCCTATGAGACCGGCCTCGTGGTCCCGAGCAACCCGGACTACTGA
- a CDS encoding M18 family aminopeptidase — protein MSSPATASEHIQDLGAYVSASPSSFHAAHEAAARLDAAGFTALDEREPWAGGPGAFYVVRDGALIAWVTPDGAGPTTPFNILGAHTDSPSFKLKPRPTTGRFGWLQAGVEVYGGPLLNSWLDRELRLAGRLVLRDGSEHLTATGPVLRFPQLAIHLDRGVNDGLTLDKQHHMNPVFGLGDPLQEDLLAVLAASVPGGGVDPADIGGYDVVVADTQQPAVFGAKGEFFASGRLDNLSATHAGLVALIRHAASEVPAGGPIAVLAAFDHEEIGSGSRSGACGPILEDILTRISDGLGATVSQRRQALAASFCVSADAGHAVHPNYPERHDPANRPVLNGGPLLKINANQRYATDATGAAFWARLCAEAGVPYQEFVSNNDVPCGSTIGPLTATRLGIRTVDVGVALLSMHSARELCGVEDPFRLAKASELFFRTAV, from the coding sequence ATGTCTTCACCTGCCACCGCATCCGAACACATCCAGGACCTGGGGGCGTATGTCAGCGCCTCGCCGTCGAGTTTCCATGCCGCCCATGAGGCCGCAGCCCGCCTCGACGCCGCCGGTTTCACCGCGCTGGACGAGCGCGAGCCGTGGGCGGGCGGTCCCGGCGCCTTCTACGTCGTCCGGGACGGGGCGCTCATCGCCTGGGTCACCCCCGACGGCGCCGGACCCACCACGCCCTTCAACATCCTGGGCGCTCACACGGACTCCCCGTCCTTCAAGCTCAAGCCCCGCCCCACCACGGGCCGCTTCGGGTGGCTGCAGGCCGGCGTCGAGGTCTACGGCGGTCCGCTCCTGAACTCCTGGCTGGACCGCGAACTCCGCCTGGCGGGGCGCCTGGTCCTGCGCGACGGCAGCGAGCACCTCACGGCCACGGGGCCCGTGCTCCGCTTCCCCCAACTGGCCATCCACCTGGACCGCGGGGTCAACGACGGTCTCACTCTGGACAAGCAGCACCACATGAACCCCGTGTTCGGCCTGGGCGATCCGCTGCAGGAGGACCTTCTGGCGGTCCTCGCCGCGAGCGTGCCGGGCGGCGGGGTGGATCCCGCGGACATCGGCGGATACGACGTCGTGGTGGCGGACACGCAGCAGCCCGCGGTGTTCGGGGCGAAGGGTGAATTCTTCGCCTCCGGACGTCTCGACAACCTCTCGGCGACGCACGCGGGCCTTGTCGCCCTGATCCGGCACGCCGCATCGGAGGTTCCCGCGGGCGGCCCGATCGCGGTGCTCGCGGCGTTCGACCACGAGGAGATCGGGTCCGGCTCGCGGTCGGGAGCCTGCGGCCCGATCCTGGAGGACATCCTGACCCGGATCTCGGACGGCCTCGGCGCCACGGTGAGCCAGCGGCGGCAGGCCCTGGCGGCGTCGTTCTGCGTGTCCGCGGACGCCGGCCACGCCGTGCACCCCAACTATCCCGAGCGGCACGACCCCGCCAACCGTCCAGTGCTGAACGGCGGCCCGCTGCTCAAGATCAACGCCAATCAGCGGTACGCCACGGACGCCACGGGGGCCGCCTTCTGGGCGAGGCTCTGCGCCGAGGCCGGCGTGCCGTACCAGGAGTTCGTGTCCAACAACGACGTGCCCTGCGGCTCCACGATCGGACCCCTGACGGCCACCCGGCTGGGCATCCGGACCGTGGACGTGGGTGTCGCGCTGCTCTCCATGCACTCGGCTCGCGAGCTGTGCGGTGTGGAGGACCCGTTCCGGCTCGCGAAGGCTTCGGAGCTGTTCTTCCGGACGGCGGTCTGA
- a CDS encoding DUF1345 domain-containing protein, which produces MTTKKPVHRARLRFLIMLIVGVTTAVIVLLTGHPVQAPAAGWAAAAASYVGWVLSRTIRLNAAQTRDHATSEDPSRGVTEALILSANIAAIVAVAILVISSHQGDASQRLSNAALGFVTVALSWMLIQTLFTLRYAEMYYGGGTEGGIAFNQDEPPQYTDFAYLATSLGMTYQVSDTNLETTAIRKEALKHSLLSYLFGTVVLASTINLVVSMAS; this is translated from the coding sequence ATGACCACCAAGAAACCGGTCCACCGGGCACGCCTGCGCTTCCTCATCATGCTGATCGTCGGGGTGACGACGGCCGTGATCGTCCTCCTCACGGGACACCCGGTCCAGGCCCCGGCGGCGGGCTGGGCGGCGGCCGCGGCCTCCTACGTGGGATGGGTGCTCTCCCGGACCATCCGGCTCAACGCCGCGCAGACGCGCGACCACGCGACGTCGGAGGACCCCTCCCGCGGCGTGACGGAGGCGCTGATCCTGAGCGCCAACATCGCGGCGATCGTCGCCGTCGCGATCCTGGTGATCTCCTCCCACCAGGGGGACGCGTCCCAGCGGCTGTCCAACGCCGCCCTCGGTTTCGTGACCGTGGCGCTGTCCTGGATGCTCATCCAGACCCTCTTCACCCTCCGCTACGCGGAGATGTACTACGGGGGCGGCACGGAGGGAGGCATCGCCTTCAACCAGGACGAGCCCCCTCAGTACACCGATTTCGCGTACCTCGCCACGAGCCTCGGCATGACCTACCAGGTCTCGGACACGAACCTGGAGACCACCGCCATCCGCAAGGAGGCGCTCAAGCACTCGCTGCTCTCGTACCTGTTCGGCACCGTGGTCCTGGCCAGCACCATCAACCTCGTGGTCAGCATGGCGTCCTGA
- the rpsR gene encoding 30S ribosomal protein S18, whose product MAKAEIRKPKPKSNPLKAADITVIDYKDVALLRKFISDRGKIRARRVTGVSVQEQRKIAQAIKNAREVALLPYSGAGRG is encoded by the coding sequence ATGGCTAAGGCTGAAATCCGTAAGCCCAAACCAAAGTCCAACCCCTTGAAGGCCGCTGACATCACCGTCATCGACTACAAGGACGTCGCACTTCTGCGCAAGTTCATCTCTGACCGTGGCAAGATCCGTGCCCGCCGTGTCACTGGTGTCTCCGTTCAGGAACAGCGCAAGATCGCACAGGCAATCAAGAACGCCCGCGAAGTTGCTCTGCTCCCTTACTCCGGCGCTGGCCGCGGCTAA
- a CDS encoding single-stranded DNA-binding protein, with the protein MAGETPITVIGNLTNDPELRFTPSGSAVANFTIASTPRTFDRQSNEWKDGETLFLRASIWREAAENVAESLTKGMRVIVSGRLKSRTYETKEGEKRTVMELEVDEIGPSLRYANAKVNRNQRSGGQGGGGWNGGQSGNGGDSWGNQGGGSSAPSGGNQGGNWGGNSRPQQRPASQPQDDPWATPGVSDGWGNGPDSEPPF; encoded by the coding sequence ATGGCAGGCGAAACCCCAATCACCGTTATTGGCAATCTGACCAACGACCCCGAACTGCGTTTCACGCCGTCCGGTTCGGCCGTTGCGAACTTCACCATTGCTTCCACCCCGCGGACCTTTGACCGCCAGTCGAATGAATGGAAGGACGGGGAAACCCTGTTCCTTCGCGCTTCGATCTGGCGTGAGGCTGCCGAGAACGTCGCAGAATCCCTGACCAAGGGCATGCGCGTGATCGTCAGCGGCCGTCTGAAGAGCCGCACCTACGAGACCAAGGAAGGCGAGAAGCGCACCGTCATGGAGCTCGAGGTCGACGAGATCGGCCCGAGCCTCCGGTACGCCAACGCGAAGGTCAACCGCAACCAGCGCTCCGGCGGTCAGGGTGGCGGCGGCTGGAACGGCGGCCAGTCCGGCAACGGTGGCGACTCCTGGGGCAACCAGGGCGGGGGCTCTTCGGCTCCCTCCGGCGGAAACCAGGGTGGCAACTGGGGCGGCAACAGCCGTCCTCAGCAGCGTCCGGCCTCTCAGCCGCAGGACGACCCGTGGGCGACCCCGGGTGTGTCCGATGGCTGGGGCAACGGCCCGGACTCCGAACCGCCTTTCTAA
- the rpsF gene encoding 30S ribosomal protein S6 → MRPYELMVIFDPEVEDRAVEPSLQKFLNVITTDGGTVDNVDIWGRRRLAYEIKKKSEGIYAVVNFTAAPATAQELDRQLGLNETVLRTKIIRPEDQKVSAE, encoded by the coding sequence ATGCGTCCTTATGAGTTGATGGTGATCTTCGACCCCGAGGTCGAAGACCGCGCCGTTGAGCCGTCGCTGCAGAAGTTCCTGAATGTCATCACCACCGACGGTGGAACCGTCGACAACGTTGACATCTGGGGCCGTCGCCGTCTGGCCTACGAAATCAAGAAGAAGTCTGAGGGTATCTACGCAGTGGTCAACTTCACCGCTGCCCCCGCTACCGCTCAGGAACTGGATCGCCAGCTCGGCCTCAACGAGACCGTTCTGCGCACCAAGATCATCCGTCCGGAAGACCAGAAGGTTTCCGCAGAGTAA